CGATGATCGTGAGCGGCTCTAAATCATAGCCCATGATAAAGGGAAGCCTTACGTGAGAACTTGTCGGCACAACATCTCCGCAATAGAAAAGATTCTTATTGGGGCCGCGAACTTGAATCACCTGGTGAGCCTTTGTGTGGCCGTTGCTGACCCACGAAAAAATTCCAGGCAAAATTTCTTTGTTCCCATCGACAAACTTAACTACTCCGGCGTCAATGAGAGGTTGAAAATTCGCGCTAAAGTAAGAGGCCTTCTCTCTCACGTTAGGGTTTTGAGCCGTCTTTAGATTTTCTGATTGCACGTAGTAGGCGGCATTTTCAAATGTTGGTATGAGCTTGTTCCCGTCCCACTTCGTGGCGCCGCCGGCGTGGTCAAAATGGAGGTGAGTCAGTATGACATCGGTGATATCCGAGGTGGAGTAGCCAAGTTTCGCAAGAGATTTAGTCAAAGTGGGGCGCGAGCTCCCTTTTGGACTCATTCCATAAATGTCTGAAAATTTGCTACCTAGCCGTTCGCCATACTTTTCTGTAAAGTCCCCGCCGTTTCCGGTGTCGACGAGGATCTTTCGATTCTCCGAAACCAACAACAGGCCTCGTGCTTCTAGAGTGATTCTGTTGAGCTCGTCAGGCGGGTTCGTTCTCTCCCATAATACGCGGGGTACGGTTCCAAACATGGCACCACCATCAAGGCCGAAATCACCCGTAGGAACGGCAAAAGCCTTGTAAGGGCCGACTTCAAGTTGAATCTTCTCGATTTGCATTATTGGCACTCCGTGGTAAGCCTTCGTTTACAGTTTAGGAGGAAGGGGCTATGAGTCAAGCTAGTCAAGATTTCGATGAAGATCGCGTGGTTAAGGAGCTTAAATTTTCGCCCGAATCCGTGCTTGAGCATGTGCGTCCTCATCCGGTACTCAGTAACAAATTAACGTCTGAGCAGAAGATCGAGAAGATAGCCAAGTCGTTCGCAGAGATTCTCGAGACCTTGGGTCTCGACTTAAATAATGAAAGCATCAAAAAGACGCCCCAACGAGTGGCGAAGATGTACGTGAACGAGGTGTTTGCCGGGCTAAAAAGTGATGCGTTCCCTAAGATCACGGTCATTGAAAACGAAATGGCTTATGACCAAATGGTTCTTATCGACAACATTTCTATTCTCTCTTGCTGTGAGCATCATTTTGCAACAATAGATGGCAAGGCACGAGTGGCCTACATTCCAAACAAGCGAGTGATTGGTTTGTCTAAAATCAATCGCATTGCAGATTTCTTTTCTAGGCGACCACAAGTTCAAGAGCGGCTTACAAAGCAAATTGCAGACTCTCTTTGCTATATACTTGATACCAAAGATGTTGCTGTGTCGATTACAGCGAAACATTATTGCGTGGCCAGCCGAGGTGTTCAAGATGAGGCCAGCCTAACCACTACTTGTGATTTGCGTGGTTCATTCAAACATGATGCGAGAACGAGATCTGAATTTGTCAGCCACGGTTCAAAATAAATGGATATGAAACAACGACCGAGGAGAAATCGGCGAACCCAGGCCATACGAGATCTATGCCAAGAGTCTCGTATATCAGAGCGGGGACTTATTTGGCCCACGTTTTTGTTAGAAGCGCCTAACGCTAACGAGTCGATTGCATCTATGCCAGGGCAAAGGCGGATGGGTATAGATACGCTGAGTGGTGAAATCGAAAAGCTTTTACCGCTAGGTCTTAGAGGCGTTTGTGTATTTGCTTGTGTAGACGATACGAAAAAGGATTCTCGAGGTTCGTTCGCTTTAGATGACGATCACTTTTACTTGAGTGGTCTACGAAAGCTCAAGCAACGATTCGGAGAGAACTTAGTTGTAATGACGGATCTGGCTCTTGATCCGTACTCAAGCGATGGGCACGACGGTTTGGTGCAAAATGGCGAAGTCGTCAACGACGAGACGGTGAATCTTCTCTCTCAGATGGCCGTGTTACAAGCAGATACAGGAGCGGATTGGATTGGTCCGTCTGACATGATGGATGGAAGGGTTGGCGCTGTACGAGGCGCGCTAGATAAGGCGGGATACACTAACACCGCGATTATTTCCTACTCAGCAAAGTATGCGAGTGCATTCTACGGCCCGTTTAGAGAAGCGCTAGATTCTGCTCCGCGAAGTGGAGACAAAAAAACCTACCAAATGAACCCCGCAAACCGCGCTGAGGCATTGAGAGAGGTTCTTCTTGATATCGACGAAGGGGCTGACATCGTAATGGTGAAGCCCGCTCTTAGTTACCTCGATGTGATTCGAGATCTATCACAGGCCACGACGGTGCCGCTAGCCGCCTACAACGTAAGTGGTGAGTACTCGATGATTAAAGCCGCAGCAGAAAAAGGCTGGATCGATGAAGGTGCTGCCGCAAAAGAAACAGTTCTCTCGCTTTTTAGAGCTGGCGCCCAAATCATACTCAGCTATTGGACTCCCTTCCTCCTCAAAAGTACGGAGTCACTTGTCTTAGAATCCGGTGCGTGATGGTTCAGGCGAGAAGATTTGGAGCGGCAAAAGAAGAGTCTTTGCTAAATGAAATCCGTCTGTCCCGATTTACCCGCTGAAGTTTTACGCACCGGTGTTGGCCAGGCATTTGTATTTGACGTTTATCGGAGCGGGAGAAGCTGGCGGATCTTCGAAAACGATTTCGAGGCTGCCCGGCGAATAGGTGTGAGGTGTGTACTCTGACTCATTGACGAACTCCACGGTCGGTGGCTCTTCAGCTTTAGGTAGACATTTCAGAGGAATCTTAATGGTTGTTTTAGCAACGACGTTCGCAATATCTATAAAGTTGTAAGAAAAATCGGGTGCGCATATCGAAGTCACTGTACCACCTGTTGCGTAAGCAAGTTGAGCATAGATGTCGCCATAGAAACCAGAAACTGCGAGTCCCAATTGTTGATCGGAAAACCTTTCTTGCCCATAGCAGCTGTTTGGATCTGCTTTGTCTGTATGAAATTTTGGATCACTAAAAGACCTTTTTTGGGGGATCTCATTTATTGGTACTATTGGCGGAATGACAATCGCATGAGCTGTAAATGGTCTACTGCCATATTTCGATTTGACGGCCGCGATGAGATCTTGCGGAAAATCTTTGCCTTGCTCGAGTGGGTAAGCGCCATTGGCATAGTTGGGGTTGCCACCTTGAGAGCGTTCATCCTCGTCAGAAAGTATGATGACTGAAAAATCAGCCTCGCCTCGTATCCAGCTATCTTCATTGCGGGCGAGCGCTTTGATAGCGGCGTAAATGCCCCTTTCATCTCCGCGAGTGTCAGAAGCAGAATTTGGCGATGTGAAGCCGGGAAGCTCTTCAAGTTTCACCGTTTGGTAAAATATTGCCTCCTTATTTGCATCTGAAGGCCTTAATATTTTTCTACCTAGCCCTTCGAACGTCATCAGTTGGCCGCCTTTAATAAAGGCGTTGTTCAGAGCAGGGCCAGAGGGTTCACCAGCGTCGGTGGTAGTCATCACGATCTGCCAGTCAGTACCTTTGCTATCGAGATGACTTATAAAGGAGCCAAATTTCTCACCCATTTTAAGGTGTGAGTTCGCCATCGAGCCCGAGTTGTCGATAATAATGAGAATATCCTTTTTTCGGGCAGGTGCTTGAATGGTGTGAAAATCGTTAAAATTGTTATACCCCTGCACCGTCACACACCCGTTGGCAGCTACACAGGCTGGGAGAGTACCTGCGCTGGTATCCTGTGCTTTTTCAAAGTTCACAGGAGAGCACCCTGCGATACCAAAGCCAATCGCTGCCGCTGCTAATGAAAAACTCGATCTGAGGGTCGTCTTCACATACATCTCCCGCTTACAAGCACATCTCTCTGCCTATGGGGTTCCAAGATTTGTACCATTTCGATACAAGGGCTAAGCTGTTAATACTACTACGGTTGTTGGGGTCGCTCGCCCTGTCAGAGGCTAGACAGTCTTGAGGAGGTCTTTGACGAAGTGACAAATTTTGGCCTAGATTGTGTAAATGGTTCAAGAAAGCAAAGATTCTCATTCAAAAAAAGCATCTCCCGGATATTCACCTGAAACAACCAAGGCGAAGATCCCCCTTTGGATAGTTTTGACATTCTCTCTGTCGGCGATCGCTCTAGGCGCCATGCTGACCTGGAATTCTTCAAAGGACGTACTGCCGTTTGTGACAGACTCAGATGAAAAAAGCCGGATTGAATCACTTTGGAATCGCGATTTGTACCAGTTGATGGCAATGGATCAACTTCCTAAGGCCGAATGGGCCCTAATCAAAGAAACGAAATGGCGGTTTCTTGCTGACGATCTTAAGGCGCGACTGACCGGCCTCAACTTGAACATTCCAAACAACTCTGAAGGCAAATACCATCTCGAAATAGACATTGATCGCTGGACCGACGAAAAAAGCGTTGGCTACTTCATTGAGTATCGCTTAGTGAATGAAGAAACAGGCAACGTAGATTGGGAGCTCGGTCGCACCCTCATCTTGTAAACAGCCTTACCAAAGTTATTTGCCACTTTCCTTGTAACTTCAGACACGGACTCCTGTCCTCGCCGGCGTCGCAGCTAACGCGTGCGAACGCTTCACGCTCGCCGGAGGTCTGAGGTTAAAAGAAAAGTGGCAAACAACTTTGAGTGGCGGTAAGGACAGGAGTCCGTGTCGGAGTTTAAAGGAAACTCTGCAAACAACTTTGAGCGGCAGGGTGGACACCACTCACTGAACTCCTTCAAAAATTACACGCGAGCTCTTTCTAGTTTCTCAATTCGAAGTTTGAGAGATGGGTGTG
This portion of the Bdellovibrionales bacterium CG10_big_fil_rev_8_21_14_0_10_45_34 genome encodes:
- a CDS encoding GTP cyclohydrolase I FolE; amino-acid sequence: MSQASQDFDEDRVVKELKFSPESVLEHVRPHPVLSNKLTSEQKIEKIAKSFAEILETLGLDLNNESIKKTPQRVAKMYVNEVFAGLKSDAFPKITVIENEMAYDQMVLIDNISILSCCEHHFATIDGKARVAYIPNKRVIGLSKINRIADFFSRRPQVQERLTKQIADSLCYILDTKDVAVSITAKHYCVASRGVQDEASLTTTCDLRGSFKHDARTRSEFVSHGSK
- a CDS encoding MBL fold metallo-hydrolase; the protein is MQIEKIQLEVGPYKAFAVPTGDFGLDGGAMFGTVPRVLWERTNPPDELNRITLEARGLLLVSENRKILVDTGNGGDFTEKYGERLGSKFSDIYGMSPKGSSRPTLTKSLAKLGYSTSDITDVILTHLHFDHAGGATKWDGNKLIPTFENAAYYVQSENLKTAQNPNVREKASYFSANFQPLIDAGVVKFVDGNKEILPGIFSWVSNGHTKAHQVIQVRGPNKNLFYCGDVVPTSSHVRLPFIMGYDLEPLTIIEEKRKLLGEAADIGAYLFFEHDPKVDVALVERAGEDFKLKHVAVLESETNKRA
- a CDS encoding porphobilinogen synthase → MKQRPRRNRRTQAIRDLCQESRISERGLIWPTFLLEAPNANESIASMPGQRRMGIDTLSGEIEKLLPLGLRGVCVFACVDDTKKDSRGSFALDDDHFYLSGLRKLKQRFGENLVVMTDLALDPYSSDGHDGLVQNGEVVNDETVNLLSQMAVLQADTGADWIGPSDMMDGRVGAVRGALDKAGYTNTAIISYSAKYASAFYGPFREALDSAPRSGDKKTYQMNPANRAEALREVLLDIDEGADIVMVKPALSYLDVIRDLSQATTVPLAAYNVSGEYSMIKAAAEKGWIDEGAAAKETVLSLFRAGAQIILSYWTPFLLKSTESLVLESGA